One Hypanus sabinus isolate sHypSab1 unplaced genomic scaffold, sHypSab1.hap1 scaffold_1776, whole genome shotgun sequence genomic window carries:
- the LOC132387369 gene encoding oocyte zinc finger protein XlCOF20-like, whose translation MAHQRVHMREQPFTCSDCGKRFTHSSTLWKHQRVHTGEKPYICSICGKRFTESSTLLVHQRVHTGEKPFTCSVCGKRFTQLTHLQSHQRVHTGERPFTCSECGKGFTELSSLQRHQRVHTGEKPFTCSECGKRFTQSSTLQSHQRVHTGERPFNCSECGKRFTRSSSLQRHRQVHSGEKPFIC comes from the coding sequence atggctcaccagcgagttcacatgagggagcagccgttcacctgctcagactgtgggaagagattcactcactcttccaccttgtggaaacaccagcgagttcacactggggagaagccgtacatctgctcaatctgtgggaagagattcactgagtcatccaccctactggtacatcagcgagttcacactggggagaagccattcacctgctcagtctgtgggaagagattcactcagttaacccacctacagagtcatcagcgagttcacactggggagaggccattcacctgctcagaatgtggaaaaggattcactgagttatccagcctacagagacatcagcgagttcacactggggagaagccgttcacctgctcagaatgtgggaagagattcactcagtcatccaccctacagagtcaccagcgagttcacactggggagaggccgttcaactgctcagaatgtgggaagagattcactcgctcttccagcctacagagacatcggCAAGTTCActccggggagaagccgttcatctgctga